ACAGAAAAGTTTAAGGAAGGCCTAACCAAAACGAGGGACAACTTTTCTGGTAAAGTCAATGATTTAATAGCAAGATACAGAAAAGTGGATGAGGATTTCTTCGAAGAATTGGAGGAAATTTTAATCCAGGCAGATGTTGGCTTTGAAACCGTTATGGAGCTGATTGATGAGCTGAAGATGGAAGTCAAACGGCGCAACATTCAGGACCCTTTGGAAGTTCAAAGTGTTATATCCGAAAAACTGGTGGATATTTACAATAATGGGGAAGATCAGAATTCTGGTCTTAATATACAGCAAAATGGATTAACCGTTATATTATTTGTTGGCGTAAATGGAGTAGGCAAAACTACGACGATTGGCAAGCTTGCCTATAAATTCAAAACGGAGGGCAAAAAAGTGCTGCTGGCAGCAGGAGATACTTTCCGTGCAGGTGCCATAGAGCAGCTTGAGGTATGGGGCGATCGTGTCGGAGTTGAAACAATCAAGCAAGGGGAAGGCTCTGACCCGGCTGCTGTCATGTATGATGCCATTCAGGCTGCAAAATCACGCAATGCGGATATATTAATATGTGATACAGCAGGCA
Above is a genomic segment from Neobacillus endophyticus containing:
- the ftsY gene encoding signal recognition particle-docking protein FtsY, which encodes MSFFKKLKEKITKSTDNVTEKFKEGLTKTRDNFSGKVNDLIARYRKVDEDFFEELEEILIQADVGFETVMELIDELKMEVKRRNIQDPLEVQSVISEKLVDIYNNGEDQNSGLNIQQNGLTVILFVGVNGVGKTTTIGKLAYKFKTEGKKVLLAAGDTFRAGAIEQLEVWGDRVGVETIKQGEGSDPAAVMYDAIQAAKSRNADILICDTAGRLQNKVNLMKELEKVKRVIEREIPGAPHEVLLVLDATTGQNALIQAKTFKEATNVSGIVLSKLDGTAKGGIVLAIRNELKIPVKFVGLGEKMDDLQEFDAEKYVYGLFAEQIEKAE